Proteins from a genomic interval of Sphingopyxis sp. QXT-31:
- a CDS encoding glycoside hydrolase family 3 protein gives MTTAFLLAGTATMVVAQPADTGAASVHPDLWPAAKSPAAITDAATEKRIDTLLKKMTVEQKVGQLIQGDISTITPKDLETYPLGSILAGGNSGPNGNERSSAADWAKLVGEFRAVSMKPQANGIAIPIIFGVDAVHGHNNVPGATLFPHNIGLGAARDPELIQRIGAVTAAEIAGSGIEWTFAPTLAVPQDLRWGRSYEGYAADPKLIADYAKAMVIGLQGPLASGKSVGPAHVAATAKHFLADGGTFEGKDQGDAKIDEEELIAKHAMGYPAAIDAGALTVMASFSSWQGVKHHGNKGLLTDALKQKMGFEGFVVGDWNGHGQVAGCSVTDCAQSINAGLDMFMAPDSWKGLYETTVKQAKDGTISQARLDDAVRRILRVKYKLGLFPEGHVDRSTVKALGTPEHLAVAREAVAKSLVLLKNNGSLLPIKPGARVLVTGPGADNMAMQAGGWTISWQGTDVVRGDFPNGQTIWEGLDKAVRDAGGVATLSDGGAYKEKPDVAIVVFGEAPYAEFQGDVPTLDYQPNDATDLATLKKLKAAGIPVVALFLSGRPMFTSPEINAADAFVAGWLPGSQGAGVADVLIAGKDGKTARPFTGTLPFAWPADARSPVEKPLFATGYGLKYGESKPVGPLSEDLGIDVAAALNVETYFAGGRARSPWALTVTDAGGARPVESAPVASPGGLIAARSVDVKAQEDGKSFVWTGPASFHLSGPYADLSRQLNNSFALRVEWRVDALGTGPVTVALGGQAFDVSDWVKAAPTGQVSSFRIPLRCFADAGANLQKLDYALSVTADKGFAATLLHTNVQAVGENLPCPPKAK, from the coding sequence ATGACGACGGCATTCTTGCTGGCGGGAACCGCCACGATGGTGGTGGCGCAGCCCGCCGACACCGGTGCCGCAAGCGTCCATCCCGACCTCTGGCCCGCCGCAAAGAGCCCCGCAGCGATCACCGACGCCGCGACCGAAAAGCGCATCGACACGCTTCTGAAGAAGATGACGGTCGAGCAGAAGGTCGGCCAGCTGATCCAGGGCGACATCAGCACGATCACGCCCAAGGACCTTGAGACTTACCCGCTCGGCTCGATCCTTGCGGGAGGCAACAGCGGCCCGAACGGTAACGAACGCTCAAGCGCCGCCGACTGGGCAAAGCTCGTCGGCGAATTCCGCGCAGTCTCGATGAAGCCGCAGGCGAACGGCATCGCGATCCCGATCATCTTCGGCGTCGACGCTGTCCACGGCCACAACAATGTCCCCGGCGCGACGCTCTTCCCGCACAATATCGGCCTCGGCGCCGCGCGTGATCCCGAACTGATCCAGCGCATCGGTGCGGTGACCGCGGCCGAGATCGCGGGCAGCGGGATCGAATGGACCTTCGCCCCGACGCTCGCGGTGCCGCAGGATCTGCGCTGGGGCCGCAGCTACGAGGGCTATGCCGCCGATCCCAAGCTGATCGCCGACTATGCCAAAGCCATGGTGATCGGCCTGCAGGGGCCGCTCGCTTCGGGCAAGAGCGTCGGCCCCGCGCATGTCGCCGCGACGGCCAAGCATTTCCTCGCCGACGGCGGCACCTTCGAGGGCAAGGACCAGGGCGATGCCAAGATCGACGAGGAGGAGCTCATCGCCAAGCACGCGATGGGCTACCCCGCCGCGATCGACGCCGGCGCGCTGACCGTTATGGCCAGCTTCTCGAGCTGGCAGGGCGTCAAGCACCACGGCAACAAGGGACTGCTCACCGACGCGCTCAAACAGAAGATGGGTTTCGAGGGCTTCGTCGTCGGCGACTGGAACGGCCATGGCCAGGTCGCGGGATGCAGCGTCACCGACTGCGCCCAGTCGATCAACGCCGGGCTCGACATGTTCATGGCGCCCGACAGCTGGAAGGGCCTCTACGAAACCACGGTGAAACAGGCGAAGGACGGCACCATTTCGCAGGCGCGCCTCGACGATGCCGTCCGCCGCATCTTGCGCGTGAAATACAAGCTCGGCCTCTTCCCCGAGGGCCATGTCGATCGGAGCACGGTTAAGGCGCTCGGTACCCCCGAACATCTCGCCGTCGCGCGCGAAGCGGTCGCCAAGTCGCTGGTTCTCCTGAAGAACAACGGCAGCCTGTTGCCGATCAAGCCCGGCGCACGCGTGCTCGTCACCGGCCCCGGCGCCGACAATATGGCGATGCAAGCGGGCGGCTGGACGATCAGCTGGCAGGGCACCGACGTCGTGCGCGGCGACTTCCCCAACGGCCAGACGATCTGGGAAGGCCTCGACAAGGCGGTGCGCGACGCGGGCGGTGTGGCGACGCTGTCCGACGGCGGCGCCTATAAGGAAAAGCCCGATGTCGCGATCGTCGTCTTCGGCGAGGCGCCTTACGCCGAATTCCAGGGCGACGTCCCGACGCTCGACTACCAGCCCAATGACGCCACCGACCTGGCTACGCTCAAGAAATTGAAGGCAGCGGGCATCCCGGTGGTCGCGCTCTTCCTTTCGGGCCGCCCGATGTTCACCAGCCCCGAGATCAACGCCGCCGACGCCTTCGTCGCGGGCTGGCTGCCCGGCTCGCAAGGCGCGGGCGTCGCCGACGTCCTTATCGCAGGCAAGGACGGCAAGACCGCGCGGCCTTTCACCGGCACGCTCCCCTTCGCCTGGCCCGCTGATGCGCGTTCGCCGGTCGAAAAGCCGCTCTTCGCGACCGGCTACGGCCTCAAATATGGCGAGAGCAAGCCTGTCGGCCCGCTGTCCGAGGACCTCGGCATCGACGTCGCCGCCGCGCTCAACGTCGAGACCTATTTCGCCGGCGGCCGCGCGCGTTCCCCGTGGGCGCTCACGGTCACCGACGCGGGTGGCGCGCGCCCGGTTGAATCGGCGCCGGTCGCCAGCCCCGGCGGACTGATCGCCGCGCGCTCGGTCGACGTGAAGGCGCAGGAGGACGGCAAGAGCTTCGTCTGGACCGGCCCCGCGTCCTTCCACCTCTCGGGGCCCTATGCCGACCTTTCGCGCCAGCTCAACAACAGCTTCGCGTTGCGCGTCGAATGGCGCGTCGACGCGCTCGGCACCGGCCCGGTGACCGTCGCGCTCGGCGGGCAGGCGTTCGACGTCTCCGACTGGGTCAAGGCGGCGCCGACGGGACAGGTGAGCTCGTTCCGCATCCCGCTCCGCTGCTTCGCCGACGCGGGCGCGAACCTCCAGAAGCTCGACTATGCGCTCAGCGTCACCGCCGACAAGGGCTTCGCCGCCACGCTGCTGCATACGAATGTGCAGGCGGTCGGCGAGAATCTGCCTTGCCCGCCCAAAGCAAAATGA
- a CDS encoding carotenoid oxygenase family protein, translating to MTAELVDTIQTTIQPNDHPYMKDAWRPTYNEWNAIFANGDVEVIGTIPTDIDGVYVRTGENQIHEPIGRYHPFDGDGFIHAISFKDGRASYRSRFVRTKGFEAEKEAGRSLWAGLMEPPHKSTRHGWGAQEWLKDSSSTDVAIHAGKIISTFYQCGEAYRLNPFTLEQFGTESWVPLDGISAHCKVDLATGELMFFNYSKHAPFMHYGVVGADNKLKHYIPVPLTGPRLPHDMAFTKNYTILNDMPLYWNAELLERNLHVVQFHPDEKTRFAIIPRHGQPEDIRWFEAEPTYTLHWLNAWEEGDEIILDGYYQEEPMPKSYPNAPEGLERMMAYLDQGLLKPRLHRWRFNLKTGETVEERLDDRDLEFGMFNHRYAGKPYRYAYSAIPEPGWFLFRGLVKHDLDARTSESYEFGPGRFGSEAPFAPRIDAKDEDDGYLVSFIADLETDTSECVLIDAKNIAAGPVCRIILPERICSGTHTVWASGDDIGMGENSVLAA from the coding sequence ATGACCGCCGAGCTCGTCGATACGATCCAGACCACGATCCAGCCGAACGACCACCCCTATATGAAGGACGCGTGGCGCCCGACCTATAATGAGTGGAACGCGATCTTCGCCAATGGCGATGTCGAGGTGATCGGGACGATCCCGACCGATATCGACGGCGTCTATGTGCGCACCGGCGAGAACCAGATCCACGAGCCGATCGGGCGTTATCATCCCTTCGACGGCGACGGGTTCATCCATGCGATCTCGTTCAAGGATGGCCGCGCGAGCTATCGCAGCCGCTTTGTACGCACCAAGGGGTTCGAGGCCGAGAAGGAAGCCGGGCGCTCGCTGTGGGCGGGGCTGATGGAGCCGCCGCACAAGTCGACGCGCCACGGCTGGGGGGCGCAGGAATGGCTGAAGGATTCCTCCTCGACCGACGTCGCGATCCACGCGGGCAAGATCATCTCGACCTTCTATCAATGTGGCGAGGCCTATCGGCTCAACCCCTTCACGCTCGAACAGTTCGGCACCGAAAGCTGGGTGCCGCTCGACGGCATTTCGGCGCATTGCAAGGTCGACCTCGCGACCGGCGAGCTGATGTTCTTCAACTATTCGAAGCACGCGCCTTTCATGCATTATGGCGTCGTCGGAGCGGACAACAAGCTCAAGCATTATATCCCCGTCCCGCTCACCGGGCCGCGGCTGCCGCACGACATGGCCTTCACGAAGAATTACACGATCCTCAACGACATGCCGCTCTACTGGAATGCGGAATTGCTCGAGCGGAACCTGCACGTCGTGCAGTTCCACCCCGACGAAAAGACGCGCTTTGCGATCATTCCGCGCCACGGCCAGCCCGAAGACATTCGCTGGTTCGAGGCGGAGCCGACCTACACGCTTCACTGGCTCAACGCGTGGGAGGAAGGCGACGAGATCATCCTCGACGGCTATTATCAGGAAGAGCCGATGCCGAAATCCTATCCGAACGCGCCCGAGGGGCTCGAGCGGATGATGGCCTATCTCGACCAGGGGTTGCTCAAGCCGCGGCTCCACCGCTGGCGCTTCAATTTGAAGACCGGCGAGACGGTCGAGGAGCGGCTCGATGACCGCGATCTCGAGTTCGGGATGTTCAACCACCGCTATGCGGGCAAGCCGTACCGCTACGCCTATAGCGCGATTCCCGAGCCCGGCTGGTTCCTGTTCCGCGGGCTGGTGAAGCACGACCTGGATGCGCGGACGAGCGAAAGCTACGAGTTCGGCCCCGGCCGCTTCGGCAGCGAGGCGCCCTTCGCGCCGCGGATCGATGCGAAGGACGAGGATGACGGCTATCTCGTCTCCTTCATCGCCGACCTCGAAACCGATACGTCCGAATGCGTGCTGATCGACGCCAAGAATATCGCGGCGGGGCCGGTGTGCCGGATCATCCTGCCCGAACGCATCTGCTCGGGCACGCACACGGTGTGGGCTAGCGGCGACGATATCGGCATGGGCGAAAACAGCGTGCTGGCCGCCTGA
- a CDS encoding DUF7010 family protein, with protein sequence MRSTPAAGATGWSCSPARWGSARRCWSSGSADFRLDRRAAGPHKPPGNPAQEAVIDIEQAQAEFRAAYQGGAPGVFASGLAWLAADAAWYVWGGFYAFVTLFVGGMLIMPLALLIARLFRAPKVSKGNPLTFLGFEAVLPLFAGLLIAWGLMPVSENFAFAAFALVIGARYLSFATMHGERLYWALGAVLFAIGTAFAIKADLLPVHVTLVVGSAELLFAALLFTRWNASIAQASAGAGRASIA encoded by the coding sequence ATGCGCTCGACGCCGGCGGCGGGCGCTACGGGCTGGTCGTGCTCACCGGCGCGATGGGGGTCGGCGCGGCGATGCTGGTCGAGCGGCTCGGCTGATTTCCGGCTGGACAGGCGCGCGGCGGGCCCGCACAAGCCGCCAGGGAACCCGGCACAGGAGGCGGTCATCGATATCGAACAGGCACAGGCAGAATTTCGTGCAGCTTATCAGGGCGGCGCGCCCGGCGTTTTCGCGTCGGGGCTGGCGTGGCTCGCCGCCGACGCGGCCTGGTATGTCTGGGGCGGCTTCTATGCCTTTGTCACGCTCTTCGTCGGCGGCATGCTGATCATGCCGCTGGCGCTGCTGATCGCGCGGCTGTTTCGTGCGCCCAAGGTCAGCAAGGGCAATCCGCTGACCTTCCTGGGGTTCGAGGCGGTGCTGCCGCTGTTCGCGGGGCTCCTGATCGCCTGGGGGCTGATGCCGGTGTCGGAGAATTTCGCCTTTGCCGCCTTCGCGCTTGTCATCGGCGCACGTTACCTGAGCTTTGCGACGATGCACGGCGAGCGACTCTATTGGGCGCTCGGCGCGGTGCTGTTCGCGATCGGCACCGCCTTTGCGATCAAGGCCGACCTGCTGCCCGTGCACGTCACGCTGGTGGTGGGCAGCGCCGAGCTGTTGTTCGCGGCGCTGCTTTTCACGCGGTGGAACGCATCGATCGCGCAAGCATCGGCCGGGGCCGGCCGCGCGAGCATCGCCTGA
- a CDS encoding acetyl-CoA acetyltransferase — translation MAKDVFILGGAQTDFSRNLEREGGGLFELFRDVAEAAFVATGIEPKEVETAHVGNFVGELFAGQGQLGGFFGHVHPDLAGIPASRHEAACASGSIAILAAAAEIEAERYGLALVLGIELMRNVPGQRAAEYLGAAAWAGREAQEARYLWPWMFARVAEEYEERFGLDRAHLRGISANNFANAKRNPNSQTRGWAVTDDHLGENDEVNPLIEGSLRKSDCGQVTDGAAAIFLASREVAEAYANRRGIPLESIPRIKGWGHATAPLLYSTKVANSRGGDYVFPSVRKAMMDALRRAEMPDIYACDGVEVHDCFSITEYMAIDHFGITKPGESWRAVEDGTIALGGKLPVNPSGGLIGLGHPVGATGVRMLLDGWRQVTGNAGDYQVEGARNFATFNVGGSATTAVSFVVGT, via the coding sequence ATGGCAAAGGACGTCTTCATCCTCGGCGGCGCGCAGACCGACTTCTCGCGCAACCTCGAACGCGAGGGCGGCGGCCTGTTCGAACTGTTCCGCGACGTCGCCGAAGCGGCGTTCGTCGCGACGGGCATCGAGCCCAAAGAGGTCGAGACCGCGCATGTCGGCAATTTCGTCGGCGAGCTTTTCGCGGGCCAGGGCCAGCTCGGCGGCTTCTTCGGCCACGTCCACCCCGACCTCGCGGGCATCCCCGCATCGCGCCACGAGGCCGCCTGTGCGTCGGGCAGCATCGCGATCCTCGCCGCCGCCGCCGAGATTGAGGCCGAACGCTATGGCCTCGCGCTCGTGCTCGGCATCGAGTTGATGCGCAACGTCCCCGGCCAGCGCGCCGCCGAATATCTCGGCGCCGCCGCCTGGGCCGGCCGCGAGGCGCAGGAGGCGCGCTATCTGTGGCCGTGGATGTTTGCACGCGTCGCCGAGGAATATGAAGAACGCTTCGGACTCGACCGCGCGCATTTGCGCGGCATTTCGGCCAATAATTTCGCCAATGCGAAGCGCAATCCCAACTCGCAGACGCGCGGCTGGGCGGTGACCGACGATCATCTCGGCGAGAATGACGAGGTCAATCCGCTGATCGAGGGCTCGCTTCGCAAGTCCGACTGCGGGCAGGTCACCGACGGGGCCGCCGCGATCTTCCTCGCCTCGCGCGAAGTCGCCGAAGCCTATGCGAATCGCCGCGGGATTCCGCTGGAGAGCATTCCGCGCATCAAGGGCTGGGGCCACGCCACTGCCCCCCTGCTCTATTCGACCAAGGTCGCCAACAGCCGCGGCGGCGACTATGTCTTCCCCAGCGTACGCAAGGCGATGATGGACGCGCTGCGCCGCGCCGAGATGCCCGACATCTATGCCTGCGACGGGGTCGAGGTGCACGATTGTTTCTCGATCACCGAATATATGGCGATCGACCATTTCGGGATCACCAAGCCCGGCGAAAGCTGGCGCGCGGTCGAGGATGGGACGATTGCGCTCGGCGGCAAGCTGCCGGTCAATCCGTCGGGCGGACTGATCGGGCTCGGCCATCCGGTGGGTGCGACGGGCGTGCGGATGCTGCTCGACGGCTGGCGGCAGGTCACGGGCAACGCCGGCGACTATCAGGTCGAGGGCGCGCGCAATTTCGCGACCTTCAACGTCGGTGGCAGCGCGACGACCGCGGTCAGCTTCGTCGTCGGCACCTGA
- a CDS encoding class I adenylate-forming enzyme family protein translates to MIVAGEDKRRRHRESGWWGDETFADLFAANAAAHPERLALVDAPNRDDFAFGEPQRLSYAELAAEIDRLAGALVEAGIGKDDVLLVQLPNISEFVALYFAAAKIGAIVSPAAVQYRSHELKGMIGVVAPKAFVCATTVKGCDHVGLAAPLLDGIALMTFGPGAPAGALDLSTATGDADALAAHVAANPVDADDIFTICWTSGTTGVPKGVPRSHNHWIAVAAAGYEAMKVGPGDVLLNPFPLINMASIGGITMCWLTSAGTMVLHHPFDPGIYLKQIATERPSLTIAPPAVLNMLLQNEALLASVDLSSLRVIASGSAPLAPAMVRGFQEKLGIIIVNVFGSNEGMSFITGEGDMPDPDKRASLFPRRGTYRRPYGEGRAPNIESRLVPPGGGDPIEADGVSGELQIRGPTLFEGYHSAPERTAEAFTEDGWFRTGDLFEIAEGGDFYRFVGRCKDLIIRGGVNISPEEIDQLLGGHPLLAEACVFSLPDPTMGERIGLAYVPRGADDVGIGEVADYLRGHDLAVFKLPERLFRFDALPRNVTNKVMRSEVRDMALATLEKEA, encoded by the coding sequence ATGATCGTCGCGGGAGAGGATAAACGGCGGCGACATCGGGAGAGTGGCTGGTGGGGCGACGAGACCTTCGCCGACCTGTTCGCGGCTAATGCGGCAGCGCATCCCGAACGGCTCGCGCTGGTCGATGCGCCGAACCGCGACGACTTCGCGTTCGGCGAGCCGCAGCGGCTGAGCTATGCCGAACTCGCGGCGGAGATCGACCGGCTTGCGGGCGCGCTCGTCGAGGCGGGGATCGGCAAGGACGATGTGCTGCTCGTCCAGCTTCCCAACATCAGCGAGTTCGTGGCACTCTATTTCGCGGCGGCGAAGATCGGCGCGATCGTGAGCCCGGCGGCGGTGCAATATCGTAGCCATGAGCTGAAAGGCATGATCGGGGTGGTCGCGCCCAAGGCCTTCGTCTGTGCGACGACGGTGAAAGGATGCGACCATGTCGGGTTGGCGGCGCCGCTGCTCGATGGCATCGCGCTGATGACCTTCGGCCCCGGTGCCCCCGCAGGCGCACTCGACCTCTCGACCGCCACCGGCGATGCCGACGCGCTGGCCGCGCATGTCGCGGCAAACCCGGTCGATGCCGACGATATCTTCACGATCTGCTGGACCTCGGGCACCACCGGCGTGCCGAAAGGCGTGCCGCGCAGCCACAATCACTGGATCGCGGTTGCTGCTGCGGGTTATGAGGCGATGAAGGTCGGGCCGGGCGATGTGCTGCTCAACCCCTTCCCGCTCATCAATATGGCGAGCATCGGCGGGATCACCATGTGCTGGCTGACGAGCGCGGGGACGATGGTGCTGCACCACCCCTTCGATCCCGGCATCTACCTCAAGCAGATCGCGACCGAGCGGCCGAGCCTGACGATCGCGCCGCCCGCGGTGCTCAACATGCTGCTCCAGAATGAGGCATTGCTCGCCTCGGTCGATCTCTCCAGCCTGCGCGTCATCGCCTCGGGCTCGGCGCCGCTCGCGCCCGCGATGGTGCGCGGTTTCCAGGAAAAGCTCGGCATCATCATCGTCAACGTCTTCGGGTCGAACGAGGGGATGAGCTTCATCACCGGCGAAGGCGACATGCCCGACCCCGACAAGCGCGCGAGCCTGTTTCCGCGGCGCGGCACCTATCGGCGCCCCTATGGCGAAGGCCGCGCGCCCAATATCGAGAGCCGGCTCGTTCCGCCCGGCGGCGGCGATCCGATCGAGGCCGATGGCGTGTCGGGCGAACTCCAGATCCGCGGCCCGACCCTGTTCGAAGGCTATCACAGCGCCCCGGAGCGCACCGCCGAGGCCTTCACCGAAGACGGCTGGTTCCGCACCGGCGACCTGTTCGAGATCGCCGAGGGCGGCGACTTCTACCGCTTCGTCGGGCGCTGCAAGGACCTGATCATCCGCGGCGGGGTGAACATCTCGCCCGAGGAAATCGACCAGCTGCTCGGCGGCCACCCGCTGCTCGCCGAGGCATGCGTCTTCTCGCTCCCCGACCCGACGATGGGCGAGCGCATCGGCCTCGCCTATGTGCCCCGCGGCGCCGACGATGTCGGGATCGGCGAGGTCGCCGACTATCTGCGCGGCCATGATCTCGCAGTGTTCAAACTGCCCGAACGGCTGTTCCGCTTCGACGCGCTGCCGCGCAACGTGACCAACAAGGTAATGCGCAGCGAAGTCCGCGACATGGCGCTCGCCACTCTCGAAAAGGAAGCCTGA
- a CDS encoding sugar MFS transporter gives MALAPNVATGADSNAADQPGRGGGSTLVVLVLAFAVFFLLGGVTNINDLLVGKFKSMFHLTHAQANLVQMAFFIAYGAFSIPAGIIMSKLGYIRTFVLGFMIVAAASFLFIPASAAASYPGFLAALFCIGAGITVLQVAMNPVITTLGPAKTSHSRLTFAQAFNSVGVFLMVYGGATFLLGDSTPLDPETSTDAQIQAYRVAEGASIGTAYMWLGILMLVIAAIFWFNRSALDHAKADAMKLEGTWGLLTSNRRVQLGALSIFVYVGAEVAIGSNLIAYLGDQSVMGLGLQAAGKLVAIYWLGALIGRILGGFILRLAKPGRVLATFAAGAISLIILSAVTTGALSGWALILVGFCNSLMFPTIFSLGTEGLGERTPQASGILCTAIIGGAIVPFLFGLVADIDLRLALIVPLVCYAIIAGFGLWAARRATA, from the coding sequence ATGGCATTGGCGCCGAACGTTGCGACGGGTGCGGATTCGAACGCGGCCGATCAGCCGGGGAGGGGCGGCGGCAGCACGCTGGTGGTGCTGGTCCTCGCCTTTGCGGTGTTTTTCCTGCTCGGCGGGGTGACCAACATCAACGACCTGCTCGTCGGCAAGTTCAAGTCGATGTTCCACCTCACCCATGCGCAGGCGAACCTCGTCCAGATGGCGTTCTTCATCGCCTATGGTGCCTTTTCGATTCCCGCCGGGATCATCATGTCAAAGCTCGGCTATATCCGCACCTTCGTGCTCGGCTTCATGATCGTTGCGGCGGCCTCGTTCCTGTTCATCCCGGCGTCGGCCGCGGCGTCATACCCCGGTTTCCTCGCCGCGCTCTTCTGTATCGGCGCGGGGATCACCGTGCTGCAGGTGGCGATGAACCCCGTCATCACCACGCTCGGGCCGGCCAAGACCTCGCATAGCCGGCTAACCTTTGCGCAGGCATTCAATTCGGTCGGCGTCTTCCTGATGGTCTATGGCGGCGCGACCTTCCTCCTCGGCGATTCGACTCCGCTCGACCCCGAAACTTCGACCGATGCACAGATCCAGGCCTATCGCGTCGCCGAAGGCGCCTCGATCGGTACCGCATATATGTGGCTCGGCATCCTGATGCTCGTCATCGCCGCGATCTTCTGGTTCAACCGCTCGGCGCTCGACCACGCCAAGGCCGACGCCATGAAGCTCGAGGGCACGTGGGGCCTTTTGACCTCCAACCGCCGCGTCCAACTCGGCGCGCTGTCCATCTTCGTCTATGTCGGCGCCGAAGTCGCGATCGGCTCGAACCTCATCGCCTATCTCGGCGACCAGAGCGTGATGGGGCTGGGGCTCCAGGCCGCGGGCAAGCTGGTCGCCATCTATTGGCTCGGCGCGCTGATCGGCCGCATCCTCGGCGGTTTCATCCTGCGGCTCGCCAAGCCCGGGCGCGTGCTCGCGACCTTCGCGGCGGGGGCGATTTCGCTCATCATCCTGTCGGCGGTGACCACCGGCGCGCTGTCGGGCTGGGCGCTGATCCTCGTCGGCTTCTGCAACTCGCTGATGTTCCCGACGATCTTCAGCCTCGGGACCGAAGGGCTCGGAGAACGCACTCCGCAGGCGTCGGGCATCTTGTGCACCGCGATCATCGGGGGTGCGATCGTGCCTTTCCTGTTCGGACTGGTCGCCGATATCGACCTCCGCCTGGCGTTGATCGTCCCGCTCGTCTGCTACGCGATCATCGCGGGCTTCGGCCTGTGGGCCGCGCGCCGGGCGACCGCCTGA
- a CDS encoding acetyl-CoA C-acyltransferase — translation MTDVFLYDAVRTPRGKARPDGGLAALSPQELVRQQAAALTARCGAFEPEALILGCVTQSGTQGGHIAMLAKLHAGLPDACAAHSLNNYCASGLSAIGQAVAKVASGEIGVALAGGVESMSSAPFLGDRAGFYTNDEMPPRTRFVPPVLAADRLAHAEGITRAELDAVALASQQKAAAAEGDAALQASRIATGALTGEECIRPQPTAESLAAAPAAFGELQAKYAGALEGATFEPLHAVAHAPPICDGAGLALVGDEGLGLRPRARVVAFAESGGDPAASLTAGFAAMDKMLARSGLTLADIDRIEFMEAFAVTIAKFLRDRGADPARVNVGGGHLAKGHPMGASGAILTSSLLDALDAGGGRYGLVVLTGAMGVGAAMLVERLG, via the coding sequence TTGACCGACGTCTTTCTCTACGACGCGGTGCGCACGCCGCGCGGCAAGGCGCGACCCGACGGCGGGCTGGCGGCGCTGAGCCCGCAGGAACTGGTGCGACAGCAGGCCGCAGCGCTGACGGCGCGTTGCGGTGCGTTCGAACCCGAGGCGCTGATCCTCGGCTGCGTCACGCAGAGCGGGACGCAGGGCGGGCATATCGCGATGCTGGCGAAGCTGCACGCCGGGCTGCCCGACGCCTGCGCGGCGCACAGCCTCAACAATTATTGCGCCTCGGGGCTGTCGGCGATCGGCCAGGCGGTGGCGAAGGTCGCGAGCGGCGAGATCGGCGTCGCGCTGGCCGGCGGGGTCGAGTCGATGAGTTCGGCGCCGTTCCTCGGTGACCGCGCGGGCTTCTACACCAACGATGAGATGCCGCCGCGCACGCGTTTCGTGCCGCCGGTGCTCGCCGCCGACCGGCTGGCGCATGCCGAGGGCATCACGCGCGCCGAACTCGACGCGGTCGCGCTCGCGTCGCAGCAAAAAGCAGCGGCGGCGGAGGGTGACGCGGCGCTACAAGCCTCGCGCATCGCCACCGGCGCGCTGACCGGCGAGGAATGCATCAGGCCGCAGCCGACCGCGGAATCGCTCGCCGCCGCGCCCGCGGCGTTCGGCGAATTGCAGGCGAAATATGCAGGCGCGCTCGAGGGCGCGACGTTCGAGCCCTTGCACGCCGTCGCGCACGCGCCGCCGATCTGCGACGGCGCGGGGCTGGCGCTGGTCGGAGACGAAGGGCTCGGACTCAGGCCGCGGGCGCGCGTCGTCGCCTTCGCCGAGAGCGGCGGCGATCCGGCGGCGTCGCTGACCGCGGGCTTCGCCGCGATGGACAAGATGCTCGCGCGGTCCGGGCTGACGCTCGCCGACATCGACCGGATCGAGTTCATGGAGGCGTTCGCGGTCACCATCGCCAAATTCCTGCGCGATCGGGGCGCCGATCCGGCGCGGGTCAACGTCGGCGGCGGGCACCTCGCCAAGGGGCATCCGATGGGCGCGAGCGGCGCGATCCTGACCTCGTCGCTGCTCGATGCGCTCGACGCCGGCGGCGGGCGCTACGGGCTGGTCGTGCTCACCGGCGCGATGGGGGTCGGCGCGGCGATGCTGGTCGAGCGGCTCGGCTGA